In one Niallia taxi genomic region, the following are encoded:
- a CDS encoding ATP phosphoribosyltransferase regulatory subunit, translating into MSSLFMFEKPLGMRDSLPEIYETKYIVKQKMDKEIKQWGYQFIETPTLEYYETVGAASAILDQQLFKLLDQQGHTLVLRPDMTAPIARLAASKLLNEDLPLRLAYNASVFRAQQREGGRPAEFEQIGVEYIGDKTVSADGEGIALMISLLEKAGVQKYQLSVGHIGFVQAFFEQILGTKERADALTKYLYEKNYVGYRQHVDNLSLSSIDKQRLHDFLKLRGGEEIIPLAYKLIENGSGTQAIDDLQQLWDILLDYGVENQVRFDLTLVSHMSYYTGILYEAYAEGVGFPIGSGGRYDLLLAKFGKNTGATGFAIRIDHLLEALGSLARKSDIHCILFSGDRRKEAFELAKQKRADGFKVITQDINGVGNVDACTKQYDEITLLVGKAGMEVVK; encoded by the coding sequence ATGAGCAGCTTGTTTATGTTTGAAAAGCCATTAGGAATGAGAGATAGTTTACCTGAAATATATGAAACAAAATATATAGTAAAGCAAAAAATGGACAAAGAAATAAAGCAATGGGGTTATCAATTTATTGAGACACCTACATTGGAGTACTACGAAACAGTTGGAGCAGCCTCTGCTATTTTAGATCAGCAGCTGTTTAAGCTACTCGACCAGCAAGGACATACATTGGTGCTTCGTCCTGATATGACTGCACCAATCGCAAGGTTGGCAGCTTCTAAACTGTTGAATGAAGACTTGCCGCTGCGCCTTGCCTATAATGCCTCTGTTTTTCGAGCACAGCAAAGAGAAGGTGGCAGACCTGCAGAGTTTGAACAAATTGGTGTCGAGTATATTGGTGACAAAACAGTTAGCGCAGACGGCGAAGGGATAGCGCTGATGATATCCTTATTAGAGAAGGCGGGCGTGCAGAAATATCAGCTTTCTGTTGGCCATATCGGCTTTGTGCAAGCTTTTTTTGAACAAATTCTTGGCACGAAGGAAAGAGCAGACGCCTTGACGAAATACTTGTATGAGAAAAATTATGTCGGCTATCGTCAGCATGTGGATAATCTTTCGTTGTCTAGCATTGATAAACAGAGGCTTCATGATTTTCTGAAGCTAAGAGGTGGGGAGGAAATCATTCCTCTTGCATATAAGCTGATTGAAAATGGCAGTGGAACACAAGCAATTGATGACTTACAGCAATTATGGGACATCCTATTAGATTACGGTGTTGAAAATCAAGTTCGCTTTGATTTAACCCTTGTCAGCCATATGAGCTATTACACAGGAATTCTGTATGAGGCATATGCCGAAGGGGTTGGGTTTCCAATTGGAAGTGGAGGCAGATATGATCTCCTCCTCGCTAAATTTGGAAAGAACACAGGCGCAACAGGGTTTGCTATTCGCATTGATCATTTGCTGGAGGCATTAGGAAGTCTTGCTAGAAAAAGTGATATTCACTGCATTCTTTTCAGTGGTGACAGAAGAAAAGAAGCATTCGAACTGGCAAAGCAAAAAAGAGCAGACGGCTTTAAAGTGATTACACAGGACATAAATGGTGTTGGCAACGTGGATGCTTGTACAAAGCAATATGATGAGATTACCTTGCTAGTCGGTAAAGCGGGAATGGAGGTTGTCAAATGA
- the hisB gene encoding imidazoleglycerol-phosphate dehydratase HisB — protein MGRTAAISRKTGETNIQLSYNIDGEGISEIDSGVPFMNHMLDLFTKHGQFNLTVQANGDIEVDDHHTTEDIGICLGLALKEALGDKKGIKRYGNSFVPMDETLAQVVVDLSNRPHLEFRAEFPSNKVGTFDTELVHEFLWKFALEARINLHVILHYGQNTHHMIEAIFKALARALDEATTIDPRVKGIPSTKGML, from the coding sequence ATGGGAAGAACAGCAGCGATAAGCAGGAAAACAGGCGAAACGAATATCCAATTGTCCTACAATATTGATGGGGAGGGCATTTCGGAAATTGATTCAGGCGTACCTTTTATGAACCATATGCTTGATCTCTTTACAAAGCATGGTCAATTTAACTTAACAGTTCAAGCAAATGGGGATATTGAGGTTGACGACCATCATACTACAGAGGACATTGGTATTTGTCTTGGTCTTGCATTGAAGGAAGCACTTGGTGATAAAAAGGGAATTAAACGCTATGGAAACAGCTTTGTCCCAATGGATGAAACATTGGCACAAGTGGTAGTAGATTTAAGCAATCGTCCTCATCTTGAGTTCCGAGCGGAATTTCCAAGCAATAAGGTAGGGACATTTGATACAGAGCTTGTTCATGAGTTTTTATGGAAATTTGCCTTAGAAGCAAGAATAAACTTGCATGTCATCCTGCATTATGGGCAAAACACTCATCATATGATTGAAGCAATCTTTAAAGCGTTGGCTAGAGCGCTTGACGAGGCAACAACAATTGATCCAAGAGTAAAAGGAATTCCATCCACGAAAGGAATGCTTTAA
- the hisD gene encoding histidinol dehydrogenase has protein sequence MKIVNGVDSSYLKRSVDAGTEEQRIIVKDIIANVKNAGDKALKEYTLKFDQADLSSLLVSEEELEAAYEDVDKEMVAIIQEAAENIRSYHQNQLKTSWMVTKEDGTILGQKITPLDSVGVYVPGGTAAYPSSVLMNVVPAKVAGVARIVMVSPPNADGKLPSAVLVAAHIAGVKEIYKAGGAQAVAALAYGTETINSVDKIVGPGNIFVALAKREVYGDVDIDMIAGPSEIAVLADETANANEVAADLLSQAEHDTRASAVLVTTSQVLAEQVSAEVEKQLSELPRKEIAQKSIEDYGLIVLTETMDLAVESINAIAPEHLEIITENPFELLGKIKHAGAIFLGRYSSEPVGDYFAGTNHVLPTNGTARFSSPLNVDDFQKKSSVISYSEKAFAQNGQKIAAFARLEGLEAHARAIEARYKNK, from the coding sequence ATGAAAATTGTAAATGGTGTAGACAGTTCCTACCTGAAACGATCTGTGGATGCAGGGACGGAAGAACAGAGAATTATTGTGAAGGACATTATAGCAAATGTGAAAAACGCTGGTGATAAAGCGTTGAAGGAATATACGTTGAAATTTGATCAAGCCGATTTATCAAGCCTTCTGGTCAGCGAAGAAGAATTGGAAGCTGCCTACGAAGACGTTGATAAGGAAATGGTAGCCATTATTCAAGAGGCGGCGGAAAATATTCGGTCTTATCACCAAAATCAGCTGAAAACCTCGTGGATGGTAACAAAGGAAGATGGCACAATACTCGGGCAAAAAATAACACCATTGGATTCAGTCGGTGTTTACGTTCCAGGTGGTACAGCGGCATATCCTTCATCTGTTCTGATGAATGTTGTACCCGCAAAGGTCGCAGGCGTTGCTAGAATCGTCATGGTGTCCCCTCCGAACGCAGATGGAAAATTGCCAAGTGCAGTTTTGGTAGCAGCACATATCGCTGGTGTAAAAGAAATCTATAAGGCTGGAGGAGCACAAGCAGTTGCTGCCCTTGCATATGGAACGGAAACGATAAACAGCGTCGATAAAATTGTTGGACCAGGCAATATTTTTGTAGCACTAGCAAAAAGGGAAGTTTACGGTGATGTTGATATTGATATGATTGCAGGTCCTAGTGAAATTGCCGTTCTTGCAGATGAAACAGCAAATGCAAATGAAGTGGCAGCAGACCTCCTGTCACAGGCAGAGCATGACACAAGAGCATCGGCTGTTCTTGTAACAACATCCCAGGTGCTTGCAGAACAAGTTTCAGCAGAAGTGGAAAAGCAGCTGAGCGAATTACCACGCAAAGAAATTGCTCAGAAATCTATTGAAGATTATGGGTTGATTGTGTTAACCGAGACAATGGATCTTGCGGTAGAATCAATCAATGCAATTGCCCCTGAACATCTGGAAATTATCACAGAAAATCCGTTTGAGCTGCTTGGTAAAATCAAGCATGCTGGTGCTATTTTTCTCGGGCGTTACAGCTCGGAGCCGGTCGGTGATTATTTTGCAGGGACAAATCATGTTTTACCGACTAATGGAACGGCTAGATTCTCCAGTCCATTAAATGTTGACGACTTCCAAAAGAAATCAAGCGTAATTTCCTACAGTGAAAAGGCGTTTGCCCAAAATGGCCAGAAAATTGCCGCATTTGCACGCCTTGAAGGCTTGGAAGCACATGCTAGAGCAATCGAAGCAAGATATAAAAACAAGTAA
- the hisIE gene encoding bifunctional phosphoribosyl-AMP cyclohydrolase/phosphoribosyl-ATP diphosphatase HisIE — protein sequence MTLDELKFDEKGLIPAIVQDAATKEVLTLAYMNEESLGKSLATGETWFYSRSRSELWHKGATSGNTQQIVEIKFDCDKDALVVLVSPNGPACHNGTVSCFAESIYQNKDAETKELANYQILKDLEAVIQEREINRPEGAYTTYLFEKGVDKILKKVGEEAAEVIIAAKNRDTEELKWEAADLLYHLFVLLREQGLPFAEILKVLDKRHQEK from the coding sequence ATGACATTAGATGAGCTTAAATTTGATGAAAAAGGACTAATCCCAGCAATCGTTCAAGATGCTGCTACAAAGGAAGTTCTTACATTGGCGTATATGAACGAGGAATCATTAGGAAAATCACTGGCTACTGGAGAAACATGGTTTTACAGCAGGTCAAGAAGTGAGCTGTGGCACAAAGGAGCAACAAGTGGAAACACACAGCAAATTGTTGAAATTAAATTTGACTGTGACAAGGATGCTCTTGTTGTCCTTGTATCACCGAATGGTCCTGCGTGTCATAATGGGACAGTTAGCTGTTTTGCTGAAAGTATTTATCAAAATAAAGATGCTGAGACTAAGGAACTTGCAAACTATCAAATTTTGAAAGACTTGGAAGCTGTCATTCAAGAAAGAGAGATCAATCGTCCTGAAGGTGCGTACACAACTTACCTGTTTGAAAAAGGGGTCGACAAAATCTTGAAGAAAGTCGGCGAGGAGGCAGCAGAAGTTATCATTGCAGCAAAGAATCGAGATACGGAAGAGCTGAAATGGGAAGCAGCCGATCTACTTTACCACCTTTTTGTATTGCTAAGGGAACAAGGACTTCCTTTTGCTGAAATACTTAAGGTTTTGGATAAACGCCATCAAGAAAAATAA
- the ppaX gene encoding pyrophosphatase PpaX, giving the protein MNGKINTLLFDLDGTLIDTNELIISSFLHTLEFYYPGKYQREDVIPFMGPTLMETFGGIDVDKAEEMAAKYRAFNIANHDNIVTIFEGVYDTIKTLKESGYKVGIVTTKLSDVVNMGLRLTKLDEFFDVIVALDHVKNAKPDPEPVLMALEQLGSSPEEAIMVGDNSHDILAGKNAGTKTAGVAWTLKGRDFLASLQPDYLLDNMSDLLTILEVEVK; this is encoded by the coding sequence ATGAACGGAAAAATTAATACACTGTTATTTGATTTAGATGGAACACTTATCGATACAAATGAACTAATCATTTCATCATTTTTGCATACATTGGAGTTCTATTATCCTGGTAAATATCAACGCGAAGATGTCATTCCATTCATGGGCCCAACCTTAATGGAGACATTCGGCGGGATAGATGTAGACAAGGCAGAGGAAATGGCCGCTAAGTACAGGGCATTTAATATAGCTAACCATGATAATATTGTGACGATTTTTGAAGGTGTTTATGACACGATTAAGACTTTAAAAGAAAGTGGCTATAAGGTTGGAATTGTCACGACAAAGTTGTCAGATGTAGTCAATATGGGCTTGCGTTTAACGAAGCTGGATGAATTTTTTGATGTCATTGTTGCACTTGATCATGTGAAGAATGCAAAGCCAGATCCAGAACCAGTCTTAATGGCGCTGGAACAGCTCGGGTCTTCACCTGAGGAAGCAATTATGGTCGGTGACAACTCTCATGACATACTTGCAGGGAAAAATGCGGGAACAAAAACAGCAGGTGTAGCATGGACTTTAAAAGGAAGAGATTTCTTGGCTTCCTTGCAGCCAGATTATCTTTTGGATAATATGAGCGATCTGCTGACTATTCTTGAAGTGGAAGTTAAATGA
- the hisH gene encoding imidazole glycerol phosphate synthase subunit HisH, which produces MLGIIDYGMGNLFSVSKALERLDIPYFISEDAEKLMEADALILPGVGAFKDAMAKLNESGLADMIRQYANSQRPLLGICLGMQLLFDESEEHGQAEGLHLLPGKIVRFPGETADGEKYKVPHMGWNRIEFKKDSKLTAGLTNDYVYFVHSYYAETNDDIIIASSDYDKEVPAVVGKDNVYGMQFHPEKSSKLGMELLGGFTELIKKG; this is translated from the coding sequence ATGCTTGGAATTATCGATTATGGCATGGGCAATTTATTTAGTGTAAGCAAAGCACTAGAAAGATTGGACATTCCTTATTTCATTTCGGAGGATGCGGAGAAGCTGATGGAAGCAGATGCGTTAATTCTGCCAGGTGTCGGGGCATTTAAGGATGCGATGGCAAAACTTAATGAATCAGGCTTAGCTGATATGATCCGTCAATATGCTAACAGCCAAAGGCCATTGCTTGGCATCTGCTTAGGCATGCAGCTCCTTTTTGATGAAAGCGAGGAGCATGGTCAGGCAGAAGGTCTCCACTTATTGCCAGGTAAGATCGTCCGCTTTCCAGGTGAAACAGCAGATGGTGAGAAATATAAAGTGCCGCATATGGGCTGGAACCGAATTGAGTTTAAGAAGGATTCAAAATTAACTGCGGGATTAACAAATGATTATGTTTATTTCGTCCATTCTTACTATGCAGAAACAAACGATGACATTATCATTGCCAGCAGTGATTATGACAAGGAAGTGCCAGCAGTAGTCGGAAAAGACAATGTATACGGAATGCAATTTCATCCTGAAAAAAGCAGCAAGCTGGGGATGGAGCTACTTGGCGGCTTTACGGAGCTTATAAAGAAAGGATGA
- the hisG gene encoding ATP phosphoribosyltransferase, with the protein MSDILTIAMPKGRIFEEAAELLREAGYQLPQEFDDSRKLIIDVEEENFRFILAKPMDVPTYVEHGVADLGIAGKDVMLEEERDVYELLDLKISACYLAVAGLPNTKLNEIAPRIATKYPNVAAAYFREQGSQVEIIKLNGSIEIAPIIGLTDRIVDIVSTGKTLVENGLVEYEKIVDITSRLIVNPVSYRMKDKRISDLVDRVNVVVRAVQK; encoded by the coding sequence ATGAGTGATATTCTAACAATTGCCATGCCAAAAGGAAGGATTTTTGAAGAAGCAGCAGAGCTTTTACGAGAAGCTGGTTATCAGCTGCCACAGGAATTTGACGACTCCAGAAAACTAATTATTGATGTAGAGGAAGAAAACTTCCGGTTTATACTGGCAAAACCTATGGATGTTCCCACATATGTTGAGCATGGTGTTGCAGATTTAGGAATCGCAGGCAAGGACGTTATGCTAGAAGAAGAAAGAGATGTTTATGAGCTTTTGGACTTGAAAATAAGTGCTTGTTACTTAGCAGTTGCAGGCTTGCCAAATACAAAATTAAATGAGATTGCACCTCGAATTGCAACAAAATATCCAAATGTAGCTGCAGCATATTTTCGTGAACAAGGCTCACAGGTGGAAATCATTAAGTTGAATGGTTCTATTGAGATCGCGCCAATTATCGGCTTAACAGATCGGATTGTAGATATTGTTTCTACAGGAAAGACGCTTGTTGAAAATGGTCTTGTTGAATATGAAAAAATTGTTGATATTACTTCCCGACTTATTGTTAATCCAGTCAGCTATCGCATGAAGGATAAACGAATAAGTGATTTAGTCGACCGTGTTAACGTTGTAGTAAGAGCGGTGCAAAAATAG
- the hisA gene encoding 1-(5-phosphoribosyl)-5-[(5-phosphoribosylamino)methylideneamino]imidazole-4-carboxamide isomerase: MSFTLYPAIDMRGGKCVRLLQGDYDKETVYGDSPFDMAKSFADQGAEWIHMVDLDGAKDGKRVNDLFVIEAANKLGVSVQIGGGIRTEEDIAHYLENGVTRVIIGSIAISNPDFAIEMIKKYGSAIALGIDAKNGFVATHGWIETSATQAVDLGKRFADAGAENFIFTDIATDGMLSGPNVSAVREMAAVTKKNVIASGGVSSLADLAALKQYAADGVTGAIIGKALYEGRFTLREALNEVGR, encoded by the coding sequence ATGAGTTTTACTTTATATCCTGCGATTGATATGAGAGGCGGCAAGTGTGTCCGTCTCCTTCAAGGAGATTACGATAAAGAGACTGTTTACGGTGATTCTCCGTTTGACATGGCAAAAAGCTTTGCAGACCAAGGAGCAGAGTGGATACATATGGTCGACCTTGACGGAGCGAAGGATGGTAAAAGAGTCAATGATTTATTCGTAATAGAAGCAGCAAACAAACTGGGCGTTTCTGTGCAAATCGGTGGAGGCATTCGAACAGAGGAGGACATTGCTCACTATTTGGAAAATGGAGTTACACGTGTCATCATTGGAAGCATTGCTATATCCAATCCTGATTTTGCGATTGAAATGATTAAAAAGTATGGTAGTGCGATTGCTCTTGGTATTGATGCAAAAAATGGCTTTGTGGCAACGCATGGCTGGATTGAGACATCTGCAACACAAGCAGTGGACCTAGGGAAAAGATTTGCTGATGCAGGTGCAGAAAACTTCATATTTACTGACATTGCGACAGATGGCATGCTTAGTGGTCCGAATGTGTCTGCGGTTAGAGAAATGGCTGCTGTAACGAAAAAGAATGTGATTGCCTCTGGCGGAGTCAGCAGTCTTGCAGACCTTGCTGCATTAAAACAGTACGCCGCTGATGGTGTTACTGGTGCAATAATCGGCAAGGCACTATATGAAGGACGTTTTACACTTCGAGAGGCATTAAATGAGGTGGGAAGATAA
- a CDS encoding acyltransferase: MRRTTRYPVSGPNSLWHVYKTVPFLKVIKNFIVIQLARYTPFLGLKNWMYRKLLKMTVGRETSFALMVMVDIMYPEKIKVGKNTVIGYNTTILAHEYLIEEYRLGEIVIGDEVMIGANTTILPGVEIGDKAVVSAGTLVHKDVPAGSFVGGNPMQIIYSADEMQKRRQNSPIYIVEE; encoded by the coding sequence ATGAGACGAACGACTCGCTATCCGGTGAGCGGTCCCAACTCTTTATGGCATGTTTATAAAACAGTTCCGTTTCTGAAGGTAATCAAAAATTTCATCGTCATTCAGCTTGCAAGATATACTCCGTTTCTTGGATTGAAAAACTGGATGTATCGCAAACTACTGAAAATGACCGTCGGCAGGGAAACATCCTTTGCTTTAATGGTGATGGTCGACATTATGTACCCAGAAAAAATAAAAGTGGGGAAAAATACGGTCATCGGCTATAACACCACAATTTTGGCGCATGAGTATCTCATTGAGGAGTATCGTCTTGGAGAGATAGTAATCGGTGATGAAGTGATGATTGGTGCGAATACGACAATTCTTCCTGGTGTGGAAATTGGTGACAAAGCAGTTGTTTCTGCAGGCACCCTTGTTCATAAGGATGTTCCTGCCGGCAGTTTCGTTGGCGGTAATCCAATGCAAATCATATATTCTGCGGACGAGATGCAAAAGCGGCGACAAAATAGTCCGATTTATATAGTAGAAGAATAA
- the hisF gene encoding imidazole glycerol phosphate synthase subunit HisF, with protein MLTKRIIPCLDVKEGRVVKGVQFVQLRDAGDPVELARFYDEQGADELVFLDISASHEGRKTMVEVVKEVASELAIPFTVGGGINTLEDMKRILRAGADKVSLNTAAVTNPKLITEGANFFGSQCIVVAIDAKFDQELGTWRVYTHGGRTPVDKDVITWAKEAVELGAGEILLTSMDSDGEKKGFDLSLTKAVSEAVTVPVIASGGAGNAEDFLEVFEEANADAALAASIFHYKETSVNEVKGYLHERGVLVR; from the coding sequence ATGTTGACGAAAAGAATCATTCCTTGCCTGGATGTTAAGGAAGGGCGGGTCGTTAAGGGTGTGCAGTTTGTCCAACTCCGAGATGCTGGCGATCCAGTCGAGCTTGCTCGTTTTTATGATGAGCAAGGCGCCGATGAGCTTGTTTTTCTTGATATTTCAGCATCCCATGAAGGGCGCAAAACAATGGTTGAAGTGGTGAAGGAAGTTGCTTCAGAGCTTGCCATTCCTTTCACTGTCGGCGGCGGAATTAATACATTGGAAGATATGAAAAGAATTCTCCGTGCTGGTGCTGATAAAGTATCCTTAAATACAGCAGCAGTCACAAATCCAAAATTAATCACCGAAGGAGCTAATTTTTTCGGGTCTCAATGTATTGTTGTTGCCATTGATGCCAAATTCGACCAAGAGCTTGGAACATGGAGAGTGTACACACACGGCGGCAGGACACCTGTCGACAAAGATGTTATCACATGGGCAAAAGAAGCAGTCGAGCTTGGTGCAGGTGAAATCCTGTTGACGAGCATGGATTCTGATGGAGAGAAAAAGGGATTTGACTTATCCTTAACAAAAGCAGTAAGTGAGGCTGTTACTGTTCCTGTCATTGCATCTGGCGGTGCTGGTAACGCAGAGGATTTCCTGGAGGTATTTGAAGAAGCAAATGCAGATGCAGCACTGGCTGCGAGCATTTTTCACTATAAAGAAACCTCTGTTAATGAAGTCAAAGGATATCTACATGAAAGAGGAGTGCTTGTAAGATGA
- a CDS encoding tetratricopeptide repeat protein translates to MNKDSNTLQPMGKLITFNPTGEYYFSKGIKAYHQRDYNKSLKYLQRAMQLDPGEPTILCQLAIVYADIGEYQKSNELLHLIIEELDEEMVECYYFLANNYAHLGFFKDAYYHAKLYLKLEPEGEFREDTEDLLEVLTLESDDLEEEEPYEEEDLINRQEHARELLESGNFNKAVEMLKKVISDYPEYWSAYNNLALAYFYLGEVKKANSILEEVLEKNAGNLHALCNKLVFAYYEGSIESITEQTEILKKIKPISVDHQFKLGTTFALVGEYESAYFLLRKLQKQGYTEDATFYYWLSASAYFVGRTKFAKTVWKKVLELNPDKEGHEPWKEKEDKVNGFEDHIPSILKRFTSNHQEERLFAVFLTSISKNKEAILSSSQVIDTHNFTSLENQYLSFVKTGASISDSTLLTAHSTAEIIYSKHNPIGTVEAGLYLMWFSVFIQLHKAGVKMGNSSGLAAAMDYVWSKYRNEKTSQKETASLYGLSTATLQKYIKIINEYNE, encoded by the coding sequence ATGAATAAAGACTCAAATACTTTACAACCAATGGGTAAACTTATTACATTTAATCCTACAGGCGAATATTATTTTTCCAAAGGCATTAAGGCATATCATCAAAGAGATTATAATAAATCATTGAAATATTTGCAAAGAGCAATGCAGCTGGATCCCGGGGAACCGACGATACTTTGTCAACTTGCGATTGTCTATGCAGATATTGGAGAATATCAAAAATCCAATGAACTGCTTCATCTAATTATTGAAGAGCTAGATGAAGAAATGGTGGAATGTTATTATTTCCTTGCAAATAATTATGCGCATTTAGGATTTTTTAAAGATGCTTATTATCATGCTAAATTATATTTAAAGCTGGAACCAGAAGGTGAATTTCGGGAGGATACAGAGGATCTGCTTGAAGTGCTCACATTAGAATCAGACGACCTGGAAGAAGAGGAGCCTTATGAAGAGGAAGATCTGATTAACAGGCAAGAGCATGCTAGAGAGCTTCTTGAATCAGGTAATTTTAACAAAGCTGTTGAAATGCTGAAGAAAGTTATCTCTGATTATCCTGAGTACTGGTCTGCCTACAATAATTTGGCATTGGCTTACTTCTATCTTGGGGAAGTGAAAAAGGCGAACAGCATTCTTGAGGAAGTACTGGAGAAAAACGCTGGTAATCTTCATGCTCTTTGTAACAAGCTTGTTTTTGCTTATTATGAAGGAAGTATAGAAAGTATAACCGAGCAGACAGAAATCCTAAAAAAAATAAAGCCGATTTCTGTTGATCACCAATTTAAGCTTGGAACAACCTTTGCCCTTGTCGGAGAATATGAATCTGCTTATTTTCTTTTGCGAAAGCTACAAAAACAAGGATATACAGAGGATGCGACCTTCTACTATTGGCTGTCTGCCTCTGCCTATTTTGTTGGCAGGACAAAGTTTGCCAAGACTGTTTGGAAAAAAGTGCTTGAGCTGAATCCAGATAAAGAAGGACATGAACCATGGAAGGAAAAGGAAGATAAGGTCAATGGGTTTGAAGATCATATACCCTCCATCCTAAAGAGGTTTACTAGCAATCATCAAGAGGAGAGACTGTTTGCGGTATTTCTTACTTCTATTTCCAAAAACAAGGAAGCAATCCTGTCATCTTCACAAGTGATTGACACTCACAACTTCACTTCTTTGGAGAATCAATATCTCTCTTTTGTGAAGACAGGTGCAAGCATTAGCGATTCAACACTGTTAACGGCACATAGTACTGCCGAAATTATTTACAGTAAACATAATCCAATCGGAACGGTTGAGGCAGGGCTTTACTTAATGTGGTTTTCTGTTTTTATCCAGCTTCATAAAGCAGGAGTGAAAATGGGGAACAGCAGTGGATTAGCTGCGGCAATGGATTATGTGTGGAGCAAATACAGAAACGAAAAGACTTCACAAAAGGAAACGGCGAGTTTATACGGCCTTTCTACAGCAACACTGCAGAAATACATTAAAATCATCAATGAATATAATGAGTGA
- the trxB gene encoding thioredoxin-disulfide reductase: MAEEKIYDVIIIGAGPAGMTAAVYTSRANLSTLMIERGIPGGQMANTEEVENFPGFESILGPDLSNKMFNHAKKFGAEYAYGDIKEIVDGNEFKTVKAGSKEYKTRSIIISTGAEYKKVGVPGEKELGGRGVSYCAVCDGAFFKEKRLFVIGGGDSAVEEGVYLTRFASQVTIVHRRDELRAQKILQDRAFANDKVDFIWNHTIKAINEKDGKVGSVTLVSTVDDTEQVLDADGVFIYIGMLPLSKPFESLGITNENGYIETNDQMETKVPGIFAAGDIREKTLRQIVTATGDGSIAAQSAQHYVEELVESLKQKA, from the coding sequence GTGGCAGAAGAGAAAATTTATGACGTGATTATTATTGGGGCAGGACCGGCAGGAATGACAGCAGCAGTGTATACATCCCGTGCTAACCTTTCTACGCTAATGATTGAAAGAGGGATTCCTGGTGGACAAATGGCGAATACAGAGGAAGTTGAGAATTTCCCTGGATTTGAAAGCATTTTAGGCCCAGATCTATCCAATAAAATGTTTAACCATGCAAAGAAATTCGGAGCAGAATATGCGTATGGAGACATTAAGGAAATTGTGGACGGCAATGAATTTAAGACAGTTAAAGCAGGCTCGAAGGAATACAAAACAAGATCAATTATTATTTCAACTGGTGCTGAGTACAAAAAAGTCGGTGTACCTGGTGAAAAAGAATTGGGCGGCCGTGGAGTTTCCTATTGTGCAGTTTGTGATGGCGCATTCTTTAAAGAAAAAAGACTGTTTGTTATCGGCGGAGGAGATTCAGCGGTAGAAGAGGGTGTGTACTTAACTCGTTTCGCTTCACAAGTAACAATTGTGCATCGCCGTGATGAACTAAGAGCCCAAAAAATCCTGCAAGACAGAGCGTTTGCAAACGATAAGGTTGATTTCATCTGGAATCATACAATAAAAGCCATTAATGAAAAGGACGGCAAGGTTGGAAGTGTGACGCTAGTTTCAACAGTTGATGATACAGAGCAAGTGTTAGATGCAGACGGCGTATTTATCTATATCGGTATGCTGCCACTATCAAAACCGTTTGAGAGCTTAGGAATTACAAACGAAAACGGTTATATTGAGACAAATGACCAAATGGAAACGAAAGTACCAGGCATCTTCGCAGCAGGAGACATCCGTGAGAAGACGCTTCGTCAAATCGTGACAGCTACAGGTGATGGCAGTATTGCAGCGCAAAGCGCTCAACACTATGTGGAAGAGCTTGTTGAATCATTGAAACAAAAAGCGTAA